In the genome of Stigmatopora nigra isolate UIUO_SnigA chromosome 7, RoL_Snig_1.1, whole genome shotgun sequence, the window CCCCACTTTAAACCATGTTTTGCCCGGTGGCTCTCCGATGAGCCGCGCCACCTCGCACTTGATGCACTTTAGCGCCCCGGACGAGCGCATCTCCGCCCGCAGCTGATGACCGAATCGATTCGCCACCCGTACCCGAACCGCGCCTCAGCAGGATGTTCCAGAAATTGGCCAGTGCCCTGTTTGGCGACGACCAAGTCACGCCTCAACCGAGCCGCCTCCGCCGCCATGAAATGCAacctgaggaggaggaggatgaggaagatTGGATCCTGGTCAACTTCCTAGGTGAGTCAAAACCTGTTTAACTGGCAATTTTACATAGGAAAATGTACAATGGTGCCAGGGTGAGGTGAGAGTTGAGGTCAAACAGTTGGAGAATCAGGTCATTATTTCGGGACCATCTACGGACTGAAAATAgatcccagtcaaaatataaACAGACGGTAACTCGGGTCAAGTCGGTTCATGTTCTGCAGGGGTGCAAGATATGTTATTAAATCTTTGGCACTCAAGGTGTAAACGATAAACAGCAATATTTGGTATGTGCTTGcttaaataaaaggaaaaagtcATGGGTTATTTTTAGTGTCTAGCCAGCTGATGTTTTAAAACGTCCTCTCTAGTGGAGAAACCACACTCATATGCTAACTGGAGTGTGTTTTTTGGCGTCCACGGGatgcaaaaataatgttataaTTACCTTGGGTTTATAAAAGCTGCTATTCAGGAGACTGAGGTCTGTCATGGTCATGTGAAATTTGGATATGAATAACAACGCCCTCTGGCGGTCACAGTAGCACATTgcatttgttgtctttttttccccatacaaACTGACTATGAGATAACCttgttgtccaaaaaatgacgtGAAAACTAAGCGCTCTTTTTCCCTCCAGCCGACAGCTGCACCAATCAATGCGGCAGCGATAGCCTCTCCGGCGCCGCCATCGACGAAGACGAAGATGACTTGGTGATGATCCCCTCCCCCGCCGCCAGCCCGCCAATCCGCTACGCCTCCTGCACCTCGCTGGACTCCACGGCCGACACGGACCCGGATGGCGgcgcggaggaggaggacgacgacgaggatgGCGATTTCCTCCGTGTGGACGCGGCGTCCCTGGAAGAGAGCTGGTTCGTCACCCCACCGCCATGTTTCACCGGCCGCGGCCTCCGCTCCGTCTTGGTGGAAACCAGTCCTCTGGAGAACCTGCTGATCGAACACCCCAGCATGTCAGTCTACGCCCATCGCGGTCTCCCCGGGCTCGAAATTGACACCCTTCCGGCTTCTCTGGACTTGGAAATGGCCGCCGCTCCCAAGGAGAAAGGACGGCGATCTCTGGATGGCTCGCGACGCAGGTGAGAATGACGcatatcttaaaaaacaacaactttacaTCCCTTAAAACTATGGCAATGTTTCTCAACAATCCTACGTTGATATGCCCCTCCCCCTTAGATCTGAAGTGTCATCAGTCCCACGCCGCAGTAGCCTCCATCAGTCGGCGTGCTACGCGGCGGCGCTATCCGCCCGCGTCGGCCTCCCGCCTACTCGCCCGGGAATGGGCGGCGGCCAGTCGCTTTTGTCCCGTAACGCGCTGCGCCGCCTTAACCTGCTGCACCCACCCAAGGCAGGCCCCGCCCACCTTCACCAGCCAGGCCAGCGCCATCTCAACTTCTGAGGGCGCCGTCGCAAAACAAGCACCAGCgtcggcggccatcttggcgAGCCACCCACACTTCTTCCTGTAGAATTAGCGCTGTAGGTCACTTTACTCAGAGGCAGGCTCACTAAACAATGTGATGACATCATCACCCCCATTGACCTATCATTAGACTTGAACACCTTGTTTGGCAGTGATTTAAAAACGGTTCCTTTTGTGGcgtatttaattgtttttttgttgttgtaaaattCAAACTCAAACCCATTTTTCCCTTCAGTTAAATTAATGTAAATAgagaacttattctttttatCGTCATTTTCCTCCCCACTCCATTTCAAGGAGAAGTTTAAAAATGGAGGCCGTGTTCCTgcctctgactttttttttgtcaatttcaacttttcttcagcattcaaaaaaaaaaaaaaaagaggaaaaaatatataaaaaaaggaaaagttaaaaagtCACTGGGTTAGATATCACTAAACTTGCCTTGTTTGAATGGTAGCTTTATGATGAATAGAAATgtatagacaaaaaaatgtattaaaaaaaaaaagcctaaaatattttttttttggaaaagtgaAAAACAAGATTACATA includes:
- the tp53inp1 gene encoding tumor protein p53-inducible nuclear protein 1 yields the protein MFQKLASALFGDDQVTPQPSRLRRHEMQPEEEEDEEDWILVNFLADSCTNQCGSDSLSGAAIDEDEDDLVMIPSPAASPPIRYASCTSLDSTADTDPDGGAEEEDDDEDGDFLRVDAASLEESWFVTPPPCFTGRGLRSVLVETSPLENLLIEHPSMSVYAHRGLPGLEIDTLPASLDLEMAAAPKEKGRRSLDGSRRRSEVSSVPRRSSLHQSACYAAALSARVGLPPTRPGMGGGQSLLSRNALRRLNLLHPPKAGPAHLHQPGQRHLNF